GCCGGTCGGTCTCGGCCAGCAGCCTTCGTCGCCCGGCGGCGAGTCCCACCAGGAAGGCCGCCAGCATGTCGGCGCCGTACAGGATGTTCCACCCCAGTCCGTCGCGCCACACCTCCAGGTTGGTCCGGACGACCGAGGCGAAGCCGTCGCGATAGGCCGCCGCCGTCCCGCGCGCCGCGGCCTCGATCTCCCGCAGGTCCTGCGAACGCACCGGATCCGTGAGGGCGACCGTGCACACGCCCCAGGTCAGCATGTATGCGGCGACACCGGTGACGAGACAGGCCGCGACCCGTACCGCTGTGCGCGGCGCGATGTCGCGGACGGCGAACAGTACGAGGCTCAGCACGGCGTAGGTCATCAGGATGTCGCCCGGGAAAAGGAGGACGGCGTGCGCGAGCCCCAGGAGGAACAGGCCGATCAGCCGGCGTAGCTGCCGGGGCGCGAAGGGTGCTCCGGCGTACTCGGCGGAGGCCCGCTGCAGCGTGAAGCTGTACCCGAACAGGAAGGCGAAGAGCAGATAGAACTTGGCACTGACCAGGGTGGTGACCAGCCAGGCAGCCGTCTCGTCCACCCATGACACATACAGCTCGCCGCCTGGACCGAGGTGAGGTCCGGCCATCGCCGGGACATTGACCAGGACGATTCCCAGCAGGGCGAAGCCGCGCAGTACGTCGACCTCCTGTACCCGCTCTCGCTTCCGCACCGATGCGGTGCCCGCGGTAGACATGCGTTCTCCCTGCGCTGCCATCGGTGGGACACCGGGACGGGTGGTCAAGGAGACACAACGACCTCCACGCTCAAGCGGTTCACATCGGCCATCAGATATGTGCGCGGCGCGTTGAACCGTCCGGGCCCGGAACTCGTTGTGCTACGTACTCGGACGTGACTGAGTTTCATCCACCCGGCCTGCCTGAAAAGTTTGCATATGAAGAAGAAAGCCGAACCCGAGTCCAGAGTCATCTCGGAAAAACGGCTCATCCATGAGACTCATCGAGTGGCCGCACGTCTGCTGGTGAGCGCCGTGGGGCGACCTTCCATATGTCCTGGAGTGTTGTCGCAGTTGCGGGACTTCGTGGTGACCGTGCTGCGCGACCACCACGAGATGGAAGCCAGCTTGCTGTGGCCGCGGATCATGGCAATCGGCCCCGAGGCCGAGTACGCCGTCGCTGAACTCACGCCGGAACACGCACGTTTGCTCACCACACTCGAACGCCTCTCGGGAATCGACCTGATGAACAGGGGAAAAACAGGCCGGAGCAGCACGCAGGGGGATTTCCGGCACGAACTGAACGAGGTCGCCCT
This sequence is a window from Streptomyces ortus. Protein-coding genes within it:
- a CDS encoding DUF418 domain-containing protein, whose protein sequence is MSTAGTASVRKRERVQEVDVLRGFALLGIVLVNVPAMAGPHLGPGGELYVSWVDETAAWLVTTLVSAKFYLLFAFLFGYSFTLQRASAEYAGAPFAPRQLRRLIGLFLLGLAHAVLLFPGDILMTYAVLSLVLFAVRDIAPRTAVRVAACLVTGVAAYMLTWGVCTVALTDPVRSQDLREIEAAARGTAAAYRDGFASVVRTNLEVWRDGLGWNILYGADMLAAFLVGLAAGRRRLLAETDRHRAWLARIAVRALPVGLAGSALMAVCRNGPLDIRWYDIGSAVGVLTAPALTAAYACGLLLMARTRAGGRVTEALAGVGRLALTHYLTQSLVMALVFTGYGLAWYGRYGTTVLLAGCLVLYLAQLALSHWLLRHFRYGPAEWLLRAMTLARRP
- a CDS encoding hemerythrin domain-containing protein — its product is MKKKAEPESRVISEKRLIHETHRVAARLLVSAVGRPSICPGVLSQLRDFVVTVLRDHHEMEASLLWPRIMAIGPEAEYAVAELTPEHARLLTTLERLSGIDLMNRGKTGRSSTQGDFRHELNEVALEVHDSLDAYLKRQETILFPALQSDITLSQWDTFFDRLTTSLPGKWMGGYRGMVM